DNA sequence from the Lagenorhynchus albirostris chromosome 13, mLagAlb1.1, whole genome shotgun sequence genome:
ataatgccatttgcacctagaatttatcatactaagtgaagtaagtcagacaaagacggatatcatatgatatcacttatatgtggaatctaaaaaaatgatacaaatgaacttacaaaacagaaataggctcacagacatagaaaacaaacttatggttatcaaaggggaaaggtgggggggagggataaattaggagtttgggattaacagatacacactactatatataaaataaacaataaggacctactgtagagcacagggaactgtattcaataccttgtaataacctataatggaagataatctggaaaagaatatatgtatatatgtatcactttattgtacacctgaaactaacgctttgtaaatcaattacagttcaatttttttaaaaagatgatgatATTGACaccctcatttttcagatgatgaaactgaagctcagagaagttaagttagttgctgaagatcacacagctgaCAGAATTGGGACCCACACCCAGGTTCTCACTCCAGATCTCATGCTCAACCAAAGCATGAAATAACTTAAGGatttacatgtttattgaataaatgaagtaaCTAACAAATTGGTGCAATTAATCATAATCTCTCATTCACACAGTGTTATAAGCTTTATAAAGATCGTTCCCCAATattgtctcatttgatcctcacaacagccctgtgaggtttTGGATGCTCTGATTTACAGGTGGGAAACCTGAGACTTAGATTAACCTCTTTGTCTAAGGCCACACAGTAAGTCCCAGAGCTAAGACAAGAAACAGGTCGTCTCTCTTTAAATTTCCCCTATAAACCCAGCACCCTTAATAATCGCCGTATCTCCAGCTATTAACATGCCAGACATATAGAGaacgctcaataaatatttgcctaataaatgaaagaatgactgAGAGAATGAAGGGAATCAAGATCAGATTATGAATGGGGAAGATACTTAAAAGGTGACGCAGTCTACAAGTAGGAGATTGTCAAAATAATTATTATCTCCATCATTGTCCCCTCCGGCACCGGAGGTGGAATTCCACTTCCCAACTCGGCTAATTCCatctggggagggagaggcctcCCAGGTGCCTGAGACCCTCGCACCTGCGCCTCTCCCgacatcccccccgccccccacgccCCTGCCGGGGCTTATCACACAGAGCCGGGATCGGGAGCTTTGGGGGCCCGAGAGGCCGCCAATGAGAGGGTCGTGGGAGGAGTCCCGAAAGAACCGGGTTGGGGGGGCGTTGATGACGGCGGCGAGAACCCCAGCTGGGCGGGGCGGGCCCGCACGTCCCGGCCGGGCTGCGGCGGAGCGACGGGGGCCAGCTCTGCAGAAGGCGGCGGCTGGCTGGCCGGGACGGTCACATCTGCTGCAGGGGCCGGCGGAGGCAGCCGCACCGCCTCCCGCCCCGGGGACCCAGGCCAGCCTCCGGGCCGCGCCGGCACCGCCCCCTGCTCTCGGACAGACTGCGCGGCCGGTCGGAGCTCGGGGGGCTTCGCAGCCCCGCGGCCCGCGCCCGCTACGCCTCCGCCCTCTGCCCGCAGCTCGGTCCAGCGCCGCCCGCCTCGCCGGGCCCGCGCCGGGATGGGGTAGGGACAGCGCCACGGAGTCGGGCGATGGGCCGCCCTCTGGGCACCGAGCAGCCCCCCGAGGCCTGAGCGACCGCGAGGACCGGCGGAGGTGGGTGTGGGCAGAGCAGAGCCGCGCACCAGGGGCGCCGGGATGTGGCGGGGGCCAGGAAGGCATGGGGAAAAGGGGGGCTCTGGAGCTGCTGTGGGCCGTGGGGAGACCGGGAGAGCTGCTGCCCACCCGCTCGTTCTGGCAAGTCCTTGACCCTCCCACAACTCCTGCCACCTCCAGGACCCCCGCCTGGATGTCAAACGGATGCCCCAGTGCCTCCCAGAGGACTCGGTGGGGACCATGGCTTCGCTAATGCCCCTCTCTCCATATCTAAGCCCCACTGTCCTCCTGCTGGTCAGTTGTGACCTGGGCTTTGTACGAGCAGGTGCGTaaagggggagagggtgggaggtaACCAGAGTTAGTCTGTGGGTGGAACCTGTTAACCGGTTAACGCACTGGCACCTGCAGACCGGCCTCCCTCTCCTGTGAATGTGACAGTCACTCACCTCAGAGCCAACTCGGCCACTGTGTCTTGGGACGTCCCAGAAGGCAACATCGTCATTGGCTACTCCATTTCCCAGCAAGTATGAATCACCCTTCTGCTACCCCAACCCATGTCCTTGGATCTCTGAACATTCCTGCTgtcacctccctccccaacccagcTCCCCTCCCAGCTGTGGGAGAATCTGGGAGCTGGGATTCCTTGGCTCACGCTGCCCTTTTCACCCTTACTCCCTTGGAGTGCTTGGATGTTCAGGAGGTGGCCTGGGACCAGGGTGAGGCTGTCCTCCTCTCTCATCAACTCCCTGCAGCGACAGAATGGACCGGGGCAACGTGTGATCCGGGAGGTGAACACCACCACTCGGGCCTGTGCCCTCTGGGGCCTGGCTGAAGACAGTGACTACACAGTGCAGGTCAGGAGCATCGGCCTTCGGGGAGAGAGCCCCCCAGGGCCGCGGGTGCACTTCCGAACTCTCAAGGGTTCTGACCGGCTACCCTCAAACAGCTCGAGCCCAGGTGAGGGTCTCAGGTATTCCTCGCTCCCTAAAGCTTTGATTCTCTGGCTCTTTACCTGGCCTTTGGTCTCCTGTTTACTTCCCCAAAGCAAGCAGCCGTCTAGCTTAGATGAATAGAAGGATGATTTAATTCATTGTACTgccagaaaaggaaggaaagcaggtTGGCAGGGGACCGGGTATAGACAGGCTGGTAATGAATTCCTTGGGGGAAGGGCTTTTAAGCTTCCTTTTACCCAGCTTCAGTTCACAGCAGCTGCAGCCTGCATGAGTGAGTATCTGACCTGCAGCCCCCCGGCTTTTTGGTCTCTAACCACCTGTCCACCAACAGCTTCCCAGAGAGGGGCTACCAGTGACAACGCCGTGATGGGTCTTCTTTGGCTCTAATCCCCAGCGTCTCCAACCTTAACTGTCTGCACAGACATAGCTCTCTAGCTGCTCCCTGTAACCTGGGGTCCGTCTCCTTCCTTCTCAGGTGATATCACAGTGGAGGGTCTAGATGGAGAGCGACCTCTGCAGACGGGGGAAGTGGTCATCATTGTGGTGGTGTTGCTCATGTGGGCTGGTGAGTAAGCAGCTGGACAGGGGACCATGGATTGAGTGGGGCTCAGTGAAGGTGGGAGTTGGTGAAGGTTGTTGGGAGAAAGGGGGTGAGAGCAGTGGCATGGGGAGATGTTTAGTTGAGAGGGATGGGCAGGAAAAGtttgaagagagggagaggaggcttTTGGGAGCCCAGAGAGGATGATGAAGAAGGTGGTGCCTGTGCATGGGGACCAGGAATTCAAAGATTTTCTTCTCAGATTTTCTAGAAACTGTGTGGGTATCTCACTGACTTTCGAGGCTGTGAGTGGGGAGGTCAAGATCAAGGTTCAGATTTTATTGTTGTGTTTCAGCTGTAATTGGGCTATTCTGCCGTCAGTATGACATCATCAAGGACAATGACTCCAACAATAACCccaaggagaaggggaagggaccGGAACAGAGTCCTCAGGGAAGGCCAGTGGGGGCGAGACAGGTGATGTGCGGccacagagggagggaagggtgatTTTGTCTCTAGAAGCAGtaagggaaagggagaagggcCACAGAGGGGCAAGAGAAGAGGGAGAATGGAAATTTGGGATGGAGGAGGCTATCGCCTTCCTGAAATGAGACTCAAGCCATCTTCTTTCACAGAAAAACTCACCCTCCATCAACACCATTGACGTATGAGTGAAGAAACAGAACCAGAAGACAGATGCACTAACATCTTGGGGTTGGGGATGGGGTCAGGGAGCGCCCAAGATGGTGATTTGCCCAAGACTGAAGGATCCCACAGTCTCCCAGAGGGTAATGACACTCCCACAATCTCAGGCCTGGCATCCATTCTCTTTCCACTGTGAGCAGGGCCAGAAGGTAGGTCTGTTAGGGTCTGAGCCCCTGGACCTGGGGAGTGGATATCAGATGGGATATGTCCTTCCATCCCCCAGGTCCAGGAGAGAGTCACTTGTTCAACCCTATCCCATTAGGTCCCAAATGGGGCCCCCATTTCACCTGCATCAGAATCCTTGGCATCCCCAGCTGCCCCCACATCTTGCCTCTGGGTCTCAGAGAGGAGTGTTTCTGTGGGTACGCCACCTCCCCCAGCAAATAAAAGGAATTGTCTGGGCCTGGAGACAGATGCTGCACTGCACTACTCCAATGTCTTCCATGGAGCCTCAGGTGCGCCCCCTCTCACCTGGCAGCCCCTTCAGCTGCTGGTGATCTCACTCCTTGGACATTTTTCCAATAAAGTTTCTTGGACAAACTGGAGCTGACTGTATGGGATACTGTCTAATATGCTGAAAACATTTCTCCACTGTCTCTCCCCTGACTACAAGGGCCCTTCACACCACCACCAACTTGACAGGAGCAGACTCTTATTTGAAGGTGTTTGCTTTGATTCTCCAGCCTGGAATTGGGTGGAGCAGAGCCAGAAAGAGGCATAGAAAACCAAGGCCCTagatccttttccttttttgggtGAGAAGGGGgagcaggaaaaaaagaggatataAATTCTTCATGTACTAATGGAAACTAAGGTTATGGCACATGAGAGGGCCAGTAGCCTTTTTATCTTCACTGCCCACATTGGCAGCCCAGCTCCTCACCATTTATTCCTCTGATTTCATCAACCCTGAGCTAATTTTCAGAAAAGGATTGAACAGGGTCTTGGGACAAATGAAAGAACAGCTACACTAATGGATCCCTGGGTGCCAGGTGTTCCTCTCCCGTGCATTTCTGTGCCTATTCTTCCCTGCCCTTGCTTTCCCTTTTGTCTGTATGTCTCTCTGTTCATTCGGTCAAAGTCAGTAATaattgtgaagaataaatgagtttATATTCACTCTCGGCCATTATATCCAGAGGAGGATTCTGGAAATAAAACTGGGGTTGGAACTCTCTtgtcaaaataattataatttgggggacttccctggtggcgcagtggttaagaatctacctgccaatgcaggggacacgggttcgagccctggtccgggaagatcccacatgccgtggagcaactaagctcgtgcgccacaactactgaagctcgcgtgcctagagcccatgttctgcaacaagagaagccaccgcagtgagaaacccgtgcacgaaaaggaagagtagcccccgctggccgcaactagagaaagcctgcgcacagaaacaaagacccaaaacgcagccaaaaataaataaaattttaaaaaaacattactattaacaaaaaaaaaagaattataatttgGGCTCTGGGGCCTACTTGTTTCCTGTGAAAATAGGGACTGTCCTCTACTTTTTCCTAAGTTCCACGGGGAGGTTGGTGCCAGTGAAAGAAACACCTGTTGACATTTGCAAGCACTCTGTGGGAAAGACTTCAGAACTGAGAATCTGTCTGGACAGCATATGCTACACTGTCTGGAAGGTAACAGTTTTCTCCACGTATGATCCTCCGGGAGGTGGCTTATGAATAACTGTCCTTTTTTGCATCTTGATCTCTCTGGTATGTTACAAGAAATTAGACCAATAATTCTGAAAGGGACCCCAATCGAAACAAAGATCAAGAAGTCAGTCAGTATCTTTTAAACCTAACCAAGCTCCACCCCCGGGTTTCACAAGACTACACCTGTCAGGTGAGCCAAGCTCTTGTCTGCCCTCTGCCCTAAACCATAAAGCATCCTGATCTAAGCAGCAGTCTTAAACTCAccattttccatttcaaaagTAGGGTGTTTTACCTCTCTCTGACCACTGCTTCCGAAGCACTGCTTCCGAAGACTCTGGATACATCATCATTTCTGGGGATAGGAGTGTCACAGGGTATGTAGTAGCATGGGATGGAGATAGGGAGCTAGAAGTTAAGAAGGAATACAAAGGGTGTTTAAATGCACCATCTCTGAGTCGAATCCCAGTTCCGTCCTTAACGCACTATGTTAGCTAAGGCAAGTGACCCCTCTAGTCCTGAGTCTCATGttatgtaaaatgggactaataatgcTATCCCCTTCAAAAGGTGGCTTTGAGATTAAAGGAGACAATGCATGTGCAACACTTTGCACGGTACCTGGCAGACACATACTGAGTATTCCCTGTTACCCATCGTTATCAGCCTTGTGATCCTGTGCAAGTTACATAACCTATTTAGGATCAATTCCGTCAACTGTAAAAGGCCTATAATAGCAACTACCCTGCTTTCCTCCAGGGTTGTGTAGATTAAAAGAAGgcactctgggcttccctggtggcgcagtgggtgagagtccgcctgccgattcaggggacacgggttcgtgccccggtccgggaagatcccacatgccgcggagcggctgggcccgtgagccatggccgctgagcctgcgcgtccggagcctgtgctccgcaacgggagaggccacaacagtgagaagcccgcgtaccgcaaaaataaaaaaaaataaaaaaagaaggcacTCAGCCACGCTTACGTACATCGAACAGCTAGAGAGACTACGATTACGTAGGACCCCGGAGATTGCGGAAGGCTTGTGGGCGTGGCTGGAGTTTGGGTTTGCATGCCACGATGGGATTGGTCGAGGAGAGAATTCATCAAGCCCTCTGCGCGCGTGGGGTCCCGCCCTAGACCTCACTGCGGCTGCGCGGGTTCTGTTTTGCTTCGCTGCGAACCTACGCGGTGACCTTGCGACGCGTGTCGCGCTCAGGTCGCTTCTGCGTCAGCGGCTGCCGCTGCGGCTGCGTGGCGGGTTGTCCAGGTAACCACGGGAGTTGTCCGCTGTCTGTTGGCATCTGAGAGACAGGTGTTCGTCATGCAGTTGAAGCACCTGAGGACCCTGCTGAGCCCTCAGGTGAGGAGTCGCGTGCTTCTTCCCTCCCTCGCCCGCCTTAATGTTGCAAGAAAAGTGGGGGACTGAAGTTTAAAAACgttgagcgcctactgtgtgcagAAGACCGAAGGCTATAGTTGTGATTCGGACTCTCCTACGTCCATAGAGTGTTGAGTAGGTGAGATGGAGTGCTGAGCACCGTAGCTTTCACTTCGTTCCATTAACGAATCGGTTGTGTACCAGGTCCCATGGTGGGGCTCCAGGGGGATCCAGAACTTGCTCAGCTGTTGCCCCTGCCTTCAAGAGGCTCGTACTAGAGGCAGAGGCGCACGTGTAAACAACGAACATTAATCTACACCTCTCAAATGAGCGCTTTAGGTGTAAGCCCCACCTAAAGGAGTGCACACGACCACACCGTTCGTTCTGATGGTGCAGATCTCAGATTCAGAAGAGGCTGGACACTGAGGGAGGAGCCCTAGAACATGGTGAAGAAAGGCTGGGTTTCGGAGTCAGGAGGCCAGAATTCAAGTCCTAGCGCCCCACTACTTTAAATAAATGATGTGATGCCCCTGACTTTAGCCTTTATCACATAGGCTCTCTGAGCACTCACCCAAACTTCTACATTTGGAAAACGGGAGTAATAATAATCGCAGCCTTAGGAGGTTAGggggaagaattaaagaaagtaGTATACACAAGAGAACGTTGTAAACTGAAAAGCAGTGTGAAAACTGATAGACGAGAGAAGGACATTCAAAATGCAAAGGACAAAATAATAGAAAGCTAATAAGAATATCTGTCATAACTGAATGTTTAAGGTGTACCAGGGCAGCATAAGTAAAGAAGCTAGTGTTGTGGATTATGGAGTCAGACACACATGGATTTAaatcttggttctgccacttaaaCTGTGTTTGTaaacttgagcaaattacttaacctttctgtgcctcagtttccccatctgtaaaagatGCATAATAATAGCTTCTACCTCAGTtatgagattaaatgagataatgcgtATCAAGCGCTTAGCAAAGTGCCTAGTCCATGCTTGTTAAAGGTTAGCTATTATTCTGTTCTCTACCTCATGTAATCCTCGCTACAGTCCTGTGAGGTACATATTGTAGAGAAAGGAGAATTGATTGATTATGAGAAtcaggaaggcttcacagagaatGTGGCTTTAAGAgaatagaaggaaattagaacaaaaGAGAGGTGTGCTCATTGCTCAGTAAACTGTTCTCTGAATCTGTATTTCTAAAATTCCTTTACCCTAATGGAATAATTGGAAATGAAATCTTCCTTCAATCTTTCAAAATAAGATGATGTCATGATGCAGGTAAGGGCTGAATGCCCAGGATTGGGCAAAATGATTAAGGAAGATGATTGGCAATAATTGATAAGCCCTCTACCCTCCTAACCTAATTTAGTCAAGAGTTGGAGGGGGCTAAAGGTGGTGGTGTGGCTATTTTCTGACTCCGGTTTGAGGACTTTGATGAAAAATGCCTTTTTTACTTCTGACTTTGGAAGTGGGTAGTTTAGGAGTAAAAATTAACAATGTTTTAAGCCAGGGCTGTAGAGCCCAAGTAGTTAAACAATTGGagcagaaattaaattttttatttcaaggaGGGAAATCCTTAGTGCAGAACCACAGACCACCAGGGCTGGTGGTGGAAAGGACAGACATGGCAAGAATAATTCACTGGGAGTTGATCGCTTCTAACTTGGGCTTCTGTGAAGTGgattgttaaggaaaaaaaaagacaaaaaccaaagtGGCATTGTTTATCCTAAGTCACAACTCTGATTATTTTAATTCCCATTCCAGAACTTTCACTGTCTCTCCCTTTCCTACCAAATAAGCCCAAACTCAGCCTAGCTTCAAAGACCCTTGTTGAACTGGCCTCTTGTCTGTTTTTCCTGACTTACCTCCTCTATTCTGCTATTTACAATATAGTTTCAGCTAAATTAAATTACTATTTATTGACCAGAACTTGCCATTGCTCATGCCATTCCTTCTACCTCAGGTAATTTCCCTACCTAACTGTATCCATTCTTCAAAGCTTAATGTTGATCATTTAAGTGGAAAATTATCTCAGACTTTTCCAAACTATTACAGTGCTTTATATGTGCCTCTCTTATGGggcttttcccattttttgtaCCATCTTATTAGATCCTTGGGCAGGGACCATGTTttgctctttgtctctctcttagCCCTTGGCCAAGTGCCTTTTTTATTAAGGTACTCAAAAAACATTAATTGAATGAATGGCTAAAGACCAAAACTTTGCATTTATTTCAGTAGCAGACCTGGGGAATGAGGGAATAAGGAGGCCACTGCAGGGACACATTGGTACAGTTGATTTTCCATGTCACCTCTTAGTGCATTTGCATTATGGGTTTCTAGAAGCACTTTGTTCTCACCATCCGGGGCTCTATGGCCTTGGAGACCTGGACGGATTATGGGGATCTCTTTGTTTTAAGGACTGTGCTAGAAGGAAAATTGACCAGAGTCACACTAGAAGTAATGGAACTAGAAATGCTTTTGGCATTCTAGACCAGCACCTGGGTTTATTTTTGCCCCTTTGCTTCTGCAGGATGGAGCTGCAAAGGTCACCTGCATGGCATGGTCCCAGAACAATGCCAAATTTGCTGTCTGCACAGTGGACCGAGTGGTGTTGCTGTATGATGAACATGGGGAGCGAAGAGATAAATTCTCCACCAAACCAGCCGACATGAAGGTGAAGGGAACGTTCATGTGTACCTTAACCTGTTGATGGGACCCTATAAATCTAGAAAACTTCCTATCCTGCTTCCTAGCCACAGGCATAGGAAATGGCCCGCCCTTCCTTTTCTCAGTATAAAGCCCTCAAGCCCACTACAGTCACACAGGcaccttttctttgtttgttttctttttgtagattagagcacagtattctttttttatatataaaaatttatgtatttattatttatttatttgtggctgcgttgggtcttcgttgttccgtgagggctttctctagttgtggcgagcaggggatactcttcgttgcagtgtgtgggcttctcattgtggtggcttctcttgttgtggctcacgggctctaggcgcacaggcttcagtagttgtggctcgcgggcttagtttctctgcggcatgtgggatcttcccggaccagggctcgagcccatgtcccctgcgttggcaggcaaattcttaaccactgtgccaccagggaagtccaccttttcttcccttttaaggaTACtcattacttctttttctttccttttttctttttgacttttagTATGGCAGGAAGAGCTATATGGTGAAGGGCATGGCTTTTTCTCCTGATTCCACCAAGATTGCCATAGGACAGACTGACAACATCATCTACGTCTACAAGATTGGAGAAGATTGGTGAGGATAGAGATTGGGAGTTGGGGTGTCCCAGAGAAGAagggaaaggcaggaagaaatGCCTCACTGGGAAGGGGGGAATAGAGAGGTTGAGGAGCCAGCTGGGGCTTGGAAGGCAGAGGCCCTCTGGAGTCCGTTGTAGCTTCCCTACCTTTGCGTGCACCACGTGTTCTATGATCCCATCCCTGGAAGAGTCAGTCTTAGATCAACAAGGAGGCCCTGTGAGATCCTGGGGAGCCTGGAGTGATGTTTTGTCTTTGTTATTCTTCCAAAGCTACTCAGGCTCCTTTGAGGGCTTCTATGGAGTGGTAGGAAACACTAGCGGGCCAGGGAAGGTATCTAcaattcctcccctcccccagcatcaTTTGTGCCCGTTTATTCGTGGAAGTGGTTTGTAATATGCTTCCCTCCTTTTATTTGACAGGGGTGACAAGAAAGTCATCTGTAACAAGTTCATCCAGACGGTAAAGTTCAAACCAGTCCCTGGGAGATTAGGATGAACAAGCATGTATCAGTATATCCGCTTATAAATACAACGAGAAGTTGCCTTTGTTAACATCTGGCTCTGACTTTTCCTACTGTGTGAATGGTACTGCCTGGCTGCTCATCCCCCTGTGCTTTCCTCCTTAGAGCCCAGTtgtgtcccctcctctccttccctacaGGTGGTTGGAGTGGTGGCATGTGGTGGGATGTTCAGGCTCAGGTTGTTATCAAAGTGCTAACATACATAGACAGGTttatccttttcattctttctttcttacagaGTGCTGTTACTTGTCTGCAGTGGCCAGCAGAATACATCATTGTCTTTGGACTGGCTGAAGGGAAGgtaaaggagggaagagaaatacAGGAGATATTGTGCATGGGGATAATGGTTCTGGAAAGAGGTATATGGTTAATCTTCTCCCTTAGGGTCAAGTTGTGTACTGGGGTGACTACCCAGggaacagtttttgtttttttctttttctttccttaggaCCTGGGTGAAATTGAAAGTAGCCTAACCAGACTTTTGTCCATTCTCCCATTTTCAGGTTCGTTTGGCAAACACCAAAACTAATAAATCATCTACCATCTATGGGACAGATTCTTACGTGGTGTCCCTGACAACGAAGTGAGTAAGGAAGAGCAGTATCCCAAAAGCTTGGAAATGGTAGGAAAAGCTATAGGGGACTCTGGACTGGGGGACCATAGTATGAAAGATGGAGAGGGCAGGTAGCAGGAACCGCAGGTAGGGTAGTGTTTGACAGACAAAGGGGACTTTCTTGTTGAGACAGGATGCTCTAATGTCTTCCTgtatttctctcctttcctccttttccccttttttagtTGCTCTGGGAAAGGAATTCTCTCTGGTCATGCAGATGGCACCATTGTTAGGTACTTCTTTGATGATGAAGGCTCTGGAGAGTCACAGGTATGAATAAAGGATGCTCTGGAATGGGGGAGAAGGAAATCCCAAGAACTCTCCGAGAGGAGGTTGGACATCTAAGGAATTTAGATCATGGTGCTGGGAGAGGAGGCTAGAGGAATGAGACCTCAGGCAGAGAGACACCTGGATGAGGCCACAGAGAGAATTTGTTTTTCGGAGGCCAGAGCTTAATATTTATGGGAAAGGATGAATCAGGTGGAAGGGACCTTGaggcaaagagaaataaagactccGAGGgtaatgaaaagtgaaaattattctcatttatgtaaaatatatatttatgtatataaattcatagaaaaaaaggGTTGTTTACTCTTGAGAGGGAAAATATGGGGGATTAAAGGAAGGTTCATGTTTTAATCTATGTAATTCTCTATTGCTTGAATCATTTATGCTAAGAATTACTTGTGTAATCATTAAATGTATCCCTCCTGAAATAAAGGGGCCATATGCTCCCTGTGGGCCTATATGGTATTGGTTAATGTGTAGGACAGATTCCTTTGGGGGGCCTTATTAGGTGAATGTTAAAGATCTGCAGACACACGTATTTTGAGGTTCCCTCTTGAACACAAGATCAgtaagtgtgtatatatgtcataaaagatgtgtgtgtgagtgtaagACAGAAAGATAATTTGTGACGTCTTCGGGTTAAGATGCGTTAGGGTGGGAAAGTGTTGGGAGAAAGATTCCTGCAGAGCAGGGTTG
Encoded proteins:
- the FNDC4 gene encoding fibronectin type III domain-containing protein 4 isoform X1; this encodes MPQCLPEDSVGTMASLMPLSPYLSPTVLLLVSCDLGFVRADRPPSPVNVTVTHLRANSATVSWDVPEGNIVIGYSISQQRQNGPGQRVIREVNTTTRACALWGLAEDSDYTVQVRSIGLRGESPPGPRVHFRTLKGSDRLPSNSSSPGDITVEGLDGERPLQTGEVVIIVVVLLMWAAVIGLFCRQYDIIKDNDSNNNPKEKGKGPEQSPQGRPVGARQKNSPSINTIDV
- the FNDC4 gene encoding fibronectin type III domain-containing protein 4 isoform X2, yielding MPQCLPEDSVGTMASLMPLSPYLSPTVLLLVSCDLGFVRADRPPSPVNVTVTHLRANSATVSWDVPEGNIVIGYSISQQRQNGPGQRVIREVNTTTRACALWGLAEDSDYTVQVRSIGLRGESPPGPRVHFRTLKGSDRLPSNSSSPGDITVEGLDGERPLQTGEVVIIVVVLLMWAEKLTLHQHH